One segment of Drosophila ananassae strain 14024-0371.13 chromosome 3R, ASM1763931v2, whole genome shotgun sequence DNA contains the following:
- the LOC6496700 gene encoding uncharacterized protein LOC6496700: protein MACKKKTKLWEPMPMGRDDMKTTTQRMYEEGAKGLRTISTQEKKLVNFQSFNMDNSRFSSGREDDHIETPMLSSYTRQYSRPYPPRCKPLSPKTDSPDPLFNRRPKNDFQFETGLAFKFLDDHMHNISDTRKKVNFFRQLRNQSFLQY, encoded by the exons ATGGCctgcaaaaaaaagacaaagttGTGGGAGCCCATGCCCATGGGAAGAGACGACATGAAGACCACTACTCAAAGGATGTACGAAGAGGGAGCCAAGGGCTTGAGAACGATTTCCACCCAGGAAAAGAAGCTGGTCAACTTTCAGTCTTTTAACATGGATAA TTCCCGATTTAGCAGCGGACGCGAGGATGATCATATTGAGACCCCAATGTTGTCGAGTTACACACGACAGTATTCGCGACCATACCCCCCCAGATGCAAGCCATTATCACCAAAAACAGATTCACCCGATCCCCTATTCAATCGGCGGCCGAAAAATGATTTCCAATTTGAGACTGGATTGGCCTTTAAATTCCTGGACGATCACATGCATAACATTTCTGATACGCGTAAAAAAGTTAACTTCTTCAGGCAGTTAAG AAACCAATCTTTTCTTCAGTATTAA
- the LOC26515486 gene encoding uncharacterized protein LOC26515486, with product MEHGERQHPDYFSSDDDVPAKTVLYGEPQVPPLSMLKTDKVLKKFSAYLENLPPLPEVNSLGGGLKVETILDMVQNTSHDSFLLIKFKNKDEPELIPLDLALQKVPYLLSKFYKEYVCMPLPSRVLSYFI from the exons ATGGAGCACGGAGAACGCCAACATCCAGACTATTTTTCCTCAGATGAT GATGTCCCTGCAAAAACGGTTCTCTATGGTGAGCCTCAAGTTCCACCACTTTCAATGCTGAAAACTGATAAGGTTCTAAAAAAATTCTCCGCTTATCTGGAAAATCTTCCTCCACTTCCTGAAGTCAATAGTTTGGGGGGAGGCCTTAAGGTCGAAACCATTCTGGACATGGTACAAAACACAAGCCACGATTCATTCCTCCTCatcaaatttaagaataaggATGAACCCGAGTTGATTCCCCTAGACTTGGCCCTACAGAAAGTTCCCTATCTTTTATCCAAATTCTATAAagaatatgtatgtatgcccTTGCCTTCGAGAGTTCTGAGCTACTTTATTTAG